DNA from Castor canadensis chromosome 3, mCasCan1.hap1v2, whole genome shotgun sequence:
ATTTGGACTACTTCCccattgtttttttctgttcttacttTGGTGCTGCATTGAATCCATAGCTAATTCAGAAATTTCATCTTCAAGATAATGAGTTTGCCTATGAATAGGTGAGATAGACTTCactatttattcatgttttttttttctaatgtccctttgaagaattttattgtttaaaaatggaGGTCACTTACctataaagaaggaaattgacAAGGATTAAAGAAAACTACTAATTTGGAACCCCAAAGAAACAAATCTAATTATTACAGGTGAATAATAGCAACTGCAGAAGGAAAAAAGCCAAAACCAAGACTCAAATATCTATGTACATAATATTTTGACATATATTCTCAAACCAATTGGAGAGACTTGTAGACAAGTACTGAACAATCAATAGGTTTGTACAGTGGTTTTGGAATAGAAATTCTGAAACTTTTACTATTTATAGAATTGAGCAAAATACTGAGTAAATATATTGAAGATAATAGCAACAATATTTCTGTAAACAAAAATGGGGAGCTGTTTATATatgtggaaagaaggaagggtacAATCAACTGTGGTGCTGGACTGGAATTTGTGGTTTTTAATATACTAATAGGTATAAGAATTGACACAAGATTGTGTGTATACAAAATACACCCACATCTATTTCCTAGCTCCTCTGCTGAGGCCTAGAAACTATGTTACCCTGGTCACAAGGCACATACTTAGCACTCAGATCTTGTTTTCTAATATATATTGTACAGGGAAgtggagagtggctcaggtggtagagtgcctgcctagcaagtgtaaggtcctgagttcaaacatcgtttccacaaaaacaaaacaacaacaacaaaaattgtcCAAAAAAGAGATCAAGAGTTCTTGGGAGGGAAGACTTCTTCCATAGCCAGGGCAAGGGACATACAGCATAAACCTAGAacagtgtgccaggaagcaaagaaagtgtAAAAAGACTGTGAGACATTAAACAGACCTTGGGAACAATATGAACAGCCCTCACTGGTCAAACCTGGGACCATCTGAGCATCACAGTAAATAATAAGAGTAACAAACTGGAATCCACTGAAGAAATAGGAATAAATGAGCCCATACTacaaaaatgactaaataaatggagaagcTAACATCCTTCATTTGGTAAAGGAATTAGAAGAATCATCTATAGATTTTAACAGGGGTAAAAATTGGTGAGAACGAGGTTGTCTACATAGATTCAAAGTATCTTCTCCAGAAAATATTTAACTAAAAAGAAGGGAATTAGtaactttacagtggagaaacctgGCAGTCACCATCTTAAGCAAATGATAAAGTAGTATCacctgaaaaagataaaaaaaaaaaaaacccaaaaaccaacaAACCACCCTCAGACCTTGTGACATGAAACACTGAGGACCCATCTCTTCTAAGATTTCTGTCAAAGTCATCAGGAAACAAACCCAAAGTTACATTCTACAAAGTAATGACCTATGATCTCCAGAAAGGCCAACatcatgaaagaaaaagatcagATCAATCTAGACAGAAGGGCATGACAACGACATAGGTATGATCAAGGACTGGATCCTAGACCAGAGAAAAACATTCCTTGTCATAGGAAATTACTGGGACAAGTgtcaaaatgttaataaattttacaaattataaTGTTATCCGCATTCATTTTCTGACTTTGATAATAGCACTGTGGTCATGGAAGAGAAGGTCTGTTGTATCTAGAGGTAAAGGTATATAATGCTACAGCTCAGACTTGGAAAACTCTATAGAGagggaacagagaagaaaatgatgaagCAAATGTTAACTGGGGATTTTGAGTGAAGGGATACAGGTATTCTTTGTGGTGCTACCCCTTTTGTGtgactttatttcaaaatttaaaaaataacaaaaattcaggTTGTAGTGGACAACTGTCCTTTGTGACTACTCAGTACGCCATGGAACCGATCCCTACCATAGGAACTTTCTGCTGCCTTTCCAGTATAGAACCTATGACCCACACTTCCCTCCCTGATGTTCATGGAGTGTGAGTGGCCCTTGTGCTGATGGCAGCTGCATCAATGTAGAGCTAAACAGGGAAGTTTGACATCTACCTGCTGGCCTAGGTCCGGCCACAGCAGTGGGATGTCTGAGTACACAGTTATGTGGGCTGGTTTTGGAATCTTTTCTGGAAGCTTGGCCCCAGCCTATTTCTTTAGCCCTTTTCATGGTTCTGAGATTCTAATATTCTGTGAATAAAAATAGTGAAGACAGGCTGGTAAGGACCAGAAAGTACGTCATATACACCAGGTCATTTAGTCTTCATAAAACTTTGCAGCAAGAACTCAGGTCCACACTAGGTCCCACAGTCCTCCTGAGGACCTGCTGTCCTGGGAGAGGAGCAAGGAGGGAGGAATCCTCTGTGGCATGGTAACTGCTCAGAAAAAACCCACTGTACACAGGTAAGTACTCCTGTTAGGTCCTTAGTCACAAAAAACACCTCAACTCCTGCAATAACTCTGAGCTCCTGGGCAAAGTCAGGCCCTAGAGCCACCTATGATCACAGGGTGGCATCCTATGGCAGGGCTGCAAACTCTTGCTGTAAAGGACTAGAAAGTAAGTATTCTGGCTTTGTGGGCCATGATGTGGAGTCTACTGAGACTTACTGGCTAGTATCCAGGAGCCTCTCTGGGGAGACATGTTGTGCCTGGGCTTTCTCCCTGTTTAGGGAAACTGAGGATGGGGTTTGTTGAGCTGGGCCCCAGAACAGGGTACTTAGTAGGTGCTCCAAAAATGTCTGGTGATGAATGAATCAAAGAATGTCTGGTGATGAAAAAACCTGTGGGGAAGAGATGAAAATAGAGAGAGTTGCCTCTGTGGTGCTACACCATGAGGCACAGAAGCTGGAGAATGGGGTCTGGGGCACAGCACAACAGTGAGAAGGAAAAAGATGACCTGACTGCTGATATGTATAAAGGAAAGTGTACAAGTTATAGTGGTGCAATTTACAGGACAGGAGGGACAAGGAAGGGCGAGGAACTGGGTACCACCTTTGGGGAAGATGGCTTGATTGTATGTAAACAAACTATTAATGAAAGCCAATGAATGAAAACTCACTACGCCAAGCAAAAGAATAACTCTGGTTATCTCCAGCCAAAGGTCACTTTACTTGTTTGGtaacttttcttttggtggaactggggtttgaacccagggcttcatgcttacaaagcatgAATTAGAGACATACCTctaattcattttgctctgcttattttggagttgggtcttgtgaactatttgcttgggctggcccctaactgcaatcctcctaagcCCAGCCTGCCAagcagctaggataacaggtgtgagccactggtgcctggctggtaACTTTTAATAATAAACTCCATGAATGTGCAGCcttcataattttttctttctaacaaAGGTGAGCCTGCTCACAaactacaaaaacaaagcaataaaatacaaatgagaGGAAATATGAGGCACAGCAACAGCAGGGGGAGAGGCTTGAAAGGTGTTTCAAAGGAGGGCTCCAGGCTTTGTGGCAGCTGGACATAGGGTTAAGGTTGGAAAGGGGAGAGGTTGAGACAAAGGGtcagaggagtggaagaggaACCATGGCTTAACTTCATTCCTCCCAGTCCAGAGGCTACTCCCTGGTGTGTATCAACTGGTGTTTAACCAACTTTGACCTTTggctaaaggctttcccacaagTAGAGCAACCATAGGGCTTCACTCCAGTGTGAATCCTCTGGTGCTGGATTAGGACAGAACGTTGActgaaggccttcccacactGTATGCACTGATAGGGCCTCTCACCAGTGTGGATTATCTGATGTTGAATGAGGTGTGAGCTCTGGCTGAAGCCCTTACCACATTCAACACATGtgtagggcttctccccagtatgAACTTTCTGGTGGTGAATGAGATTTGAGCTTCGATTGAAAGCTTTACCACACTGGTGACATTCATGGGGTTTCAACCCGTTATGAATCCTCTGGTGCTGAATGAGGGTTGAGCTCTGGctaaaggtttttccacattcagtacattcatagggtttctctccagtgtggactCGCTGGTGAAGGATGAGGTTGGAACTGCGACCAAAAGTTTTCCCACATTCACGACACTCATAGGGCTTGTCACCTGTGTGCACACCCTGATGCTGGATGAGGGCTGAGCTGTGGCTGAAGGCCTTCCCACAGACACTGCACCCATATGGTTTTTCTCCTGTGTGAATTATCTGGTGCTTCCTGAGCACAGAGCTGTaactaaaggctttcccacacacATTGCATACGtgaggcttctctccagtgtgaattctccgATGCTGAATAAGGCTGGAACTCTGGCTAAATGCTTTCCCACAGTCACTGCATttgtaaggtttctctccagtgtgaactctGTGATGTTTAATGAGGTTGGAGATGCGACTGAAGGGTTTGCCACAATCATTACActcataaggtttctctccagtatggaCCCTCTGATGCTTCCTGAGGTGTGCACTTTGGctgaaggccttcccacactcTCTACACTCGAAAGGCTTCTCACCTGTGTGAATCCTGTGGTGTTTAATAAGGTTTGAGCTCCGCCTAAAAGCCTTTCCACATTTGTCACACACATACGGTTTCTCCCCTGAATGGATTCTTTGATGTTGGATGAGGTTTGAGGTCCGCCTAAAAGCCTTCCCACATTCACtacattcatagggcttctcacTCATGTGAGACTTTTGGTGCTTTTTAAGGCTTGAGTTCtggctgaaggctttcccacattcattgCATGTGTAAGGCTTCTCACCGCTGTGGTAAGCCTGATGCCCAGCAAAGTCTGTGTACCTATGAAAGGCTTTTCCACACTCGCTACACTGGTACGCTTTCACACTCATGTGAGATTGCCGGTGGTTTTTAAGAACTGAGTTCT
Protein-coding regions in this window:
- the Znf16 gene encoding zinc finger protein 16, yielding MPSLRARPGEAEMEPSAPEPSPCTPTALACVSDTPAVTHPGSAICGSLCCGIIELEAIHPHHQPDRDARNENKEFHPKEDVAEDLESQAEVSENFAGDVSQVPKLGVLCDDLLERDWGVSEGESLVQSLHQERDFTPVTMFLKGHLGEKGLDCNGFDRSFNLSPSLMVYQGVLTEERPHPYKCGQSFQHSVDLTDHKRIPITESPLICTRCGKTFRGNLDFVQHQIPNTGEKSFMCNECGKSFSQNSVLKNHRQSHMSVKAYQCSECGKAFHRYTDFAGHQAYHSGEKPYTCNECGKAFSQNSSLKKHQKSHMSEKPYECSECGKAFRRTSNLIQHQRIHSGEKPYVCDKCGKAFRRSSNLIKHHRIHTGEKPFECRECGKAFSQSAHLRKHQRVHTGEKPYECNDCGKPFSRISNLIKHHRVHTGEKPYKCSDCGKAFSQSSSLIQHRRIHTGEKPHVCNVCGKAFSYSSVLRKHQIIHTGEKPYGCSVCGKAFSHSSALIQHQGVHTGDKPYECRECGKTFGRSSNLILHQRVHTGEKPYECTECGKTFSQSSTLIQHQRIHNGLKPHECHQCGKAFNRSSNLIHHQKVHTGEKPYTCVECGKGFSQSSHLIQHQIIHTGERPYQCIQCGKAFSQRSVLIQHQRIHTGVKPYGCSTCGKAFSQRSKLVKHQLIHTRE